In a single window of the Microcoleus sp. FACHB-672 genome:
- a CDS encoding sulfotransferase yields MWKVHKALTVAILEAARICSSYSFLFYMMLNQIHFISGLPRSGSTLLSAILRQNPRFHAGMTSPVEALVERMLEAISENNEYSVFISPEQKQALIFYCLGE; encoded by the coding sequence GTGTGGAAAGTTCATAAAGCTTTAACTGTAGCGATTCTTGAGGCGGCTCGCATCTGTTCAAGTTACTCATTTTTGTTTTATATGATGCTGAATCAAATTCACTTTATTTCTGGACTACCGCGTTCGGGTTCCACATTACTCTCGGCAATATTGCGGCAAAACCCCCGTTTTCACGCCGGCATGACTTCTCCTGTGGAGGCATTAGTTGAGCGGATGCTGGAAGCCATAAGCGAAAACAATGAATATTCTGTTTTTATCTCGCCAGAACAAAAACAAGCGCTGATTTTCTATTGCTTGGGAGAATGA
- a CDS encoding calcium-binding protein, translating into MADLGNLALGIPIIPNINEVESSLNGGEENDTITGTNAAEVIYGFAGDDWIFGSGANDNLIGGDGIDILFGNAGADYIDGGSDIDTILAGKDNDVVLGQDGDDFLFGEQGKDTVTGGAGNDYINGNADNDTLDGGNGNDTINGGKDHDLIIGNLGEDLLLGDLGNDTIVGGDGNDYLNGNVGNDILDGGDGNDTLHGGKDDDILLGNTGNDTLSGDAGNDALYGNAGADLLEGGDGNDTLHGGKDDDTLIGGDGNDILGGDLGNDSLIGGAGSDLFVLKVGAGSDTIADFTDGEDLLGLTVGLTFENLTIIAGNNTTLISAGDELLATLASVQPNLITASDFATI; encoded by the coding sequence ATTGCGGATCTAGGAAATCTTGCACTTGGCATCCCCATCATTCCCAATATCAATGAAGTTGAATCTAGCCTTAATGGCGGCGAAGAGAATGATACAATCACCGGCACAAATGCAGCCGAAGTCATTTATGGCTTTGCCGGCGATGATTGGATCTTTGGCAGTGGCGCTAATGACAATCTCATCGGCGGTGACGGAATTGATATTTTATTTGGAAATGCCGGCGCTGATTATATCGATGGCGGCAGTGATATTGACACGATCCTTGCCGGTAAAGACAATGATGTTGTCTTAGGACAAGATGGGGATGATTTCCTGTTTGGTGAACAGGGAAAAGACACGGTTACTGGCGGTGCCGGCAATGACTATATTAATGGTAATGCCGATAATGACACCCTGGATGGGGGTAATGGTAATGACACAATCAATGGCGGCAAAGATCATGATCTGATTATTGGAAACCTAGGCGAGGATCTGCTGCTCGGAGATCTCGGCAACGATACGATAGTTGGCGGTGATGGTAACGACTATCTCAACGGCAATGTGGGCAATGACATCCTCGATGGTGGTGATGGGAATGATACCCTCCACGGCGGCAAAGACGATGATATCCTGTTAGGAAATACCGGCAATGATACGCTAAGCGGGGATGCCGGCAATGATGCACTCTACGGCAACGCAGGTGCAGATCTTTTGGAGGGCGGTGATGGGAATGATACCCTCCATGGTGGTAAGGATGATGATACGCTCATCGGCGGCGATGGTAATGATATCCTCGGTGGGGATTTGGGGAATGACAGCTTAATCGGTGGTGCCGGCAGTGATCTCTTTGTCCTGAAAGTCGGTGCCGGCAGTGATACGATTGCCGATTTCACGGATGGTGAAGATTTGCTGGGTTTAACTGTCGGTTTAACCTTCGAGAACCTCACCATTATTGCTGGTAATAACACCACTTTAATCAGTGCCGGTGATGAACTTCTCGCTACCCTAGCCAGTGTGCAACCTAACTTAATTACTGCAAGTGATTTCGCCACAATCTAA